In Rhodopirellula islandica, one DNA window encodes the following:
- a CDS encoding enoyl-ACP reductase FabI: MQFEGKKGLIIGVANDHSIAWAIAQEILKQGGKCGFTHLPDRADDEKRRNRRRVSKLTDLEDNAEFLLPMDANNDDDIRTVFEHTEKTFGKIDFLLHSIAFADRDDLGRETMHTSRAGFKLAMEASVFSLLAVTAAAEPIMNPGGSVLTMTYYGGEKCVPGYNVMGVCKAALDASMRYLAFDMGARGVRVNALSAGPIRTLAGRAAGVEEMLTMYEHMAPMGRNVTHEEVGKSGAFLLSDASSGISGEILHVDGGYNAMGSPGRLLDEIKKHSN; encoded by the coding sequence ATGCAATTTGAAGGAAAAAAAGGGCTGATCATCGGGGTCGCCAATGACCATTCGATCGCGTGGGCGATCGCTCAAGAAATCCTGAAACAGGGCGGCAAATGCGGTTTCACGCACCTTCCCGACCGAGCTGACGACGAAAAACGACGCAATCGACGCCGTGTCTCCAAATTGACGGATCTGGAAGACAATGCCGAATTCCTCCTACCCATGGACGCGAATAACGACGACGACATCCGCACCGTTTTTGAGCACACCGAGAAAACCTTCGGAAAAATTGACTTCCTGCTGCACTCGATCGCCTTCGCGGACCGCGACGATTTGGGCCGCGAAACGATGCACACCTCGCGTGCCGGCTTCAAATTGGCCATGGAAGCCAGCGTTTTTTCACTGCTGGCCGTCACCGCCGCTGCGGAGCCCATCATGAATCCGGGCGGTTCCGTGCTGACCATGACCTACTACGGCGGCGAAAAGTGCGTCCCCGGCTACAACGTCATGGGCGTCTGCAAAGCCGCTCTGGACGCCTCCATGCGTTACCTGGCCTTTGACATGGGCGCCCGCGGCGTCCGCGTCAACGCCCTCTCCGCCGGCCCCATCCGCACCCTGGCCGGACGTGCCGCTGGCGTCGAAGAAATGCTGACCATGTACGAACACATGGCACCGATGGGCCGCAACGTGACTCACGAAGAAGTCGGAAAATCTGGTGCGTTCCTGCTGAGCGATGCCAGCTCCGGAATCAGCGGCGAAATCCTGCACGTGGACGGTGGTTACAACGCCATGGGCAGCCCCGGACGCTTGCTCGACGAAATCAAAAAGCATTCGAACTAG
- a CDS encoding sigma-54-dependent Fis family transcriptional regulator yields MTHTRAMSSFMPVLLGLVGNRATLRGGIVSQIQDRWQPTYWTGDRWSEAESLASQAVADDQTVTAEGFAAVGVQVAPGCDTTDSAAAESGGSADPSSQEILPGVGSDAIVLSVDGRPADASTLAMLATALGRFLWLQRNHQNDARRLWQTSKMLQHAAVWQQLDSDEKLLASMADCACEVLNCERATIFLWDKRTKKLIGRPAIGIEGGVLEVEDNAGIVGEALHSGSPRWWSAGGTDEGRVNRRIDQAQNFTTRSLLAVPMVNARNQVIGVFEGINARPGDHRNESFDAADVRTLTELAMHASIAIDSYRTRTNLTETRDRLVEQAALSKPLIGNHHSIQEIRRNATKVAPTDLSVLVLGSNGTGKEVLAQNIHYQSERRNGPFVAVNCAALVETLLESELFGHEKGAFTDASDTRVGKFELANGGTLFLDEVGDMSAGGQAKLLRVLEEKVVVRVGGSRPIPVDVRVIAATNQPLQELITTKRFREDLFFRLNVVSLTLPPLSRRGEDVMELAEHFLIDFCRQIGRAVPTFAPCARDAMLSHDWPGNVRELRNTVERICYLTTTDVVRADDLMMSPSASRPATVAPMMGDVDGNLNSATRVFQVQHIERLIASCGGNMTEAAGKLGLHRSNLYRKMRQLGMPTSGS; encoded by the coding sequence ATGACGCACACCCGTGCGATGTCATCGTTCATGCCCGTTCTGCTGGGGCTGGTTGGGAATCGGGCGACTTTGCGAGGCGGGATCGTCAGTCAAATCCAAGATCGCTGGCAGCCCACGTATTGGACGGGTGACCGCTGGAGCGAGGCGGAATCTTTGGCCAGCCAAGCGGTGGCCGACGATCAAACCGTCACGGCCGAGGGCTTCGCGGCGGTGGGAGTTCAGGTTGCTCCGGGCTGTGACACGACCGATTCGGCCGCGGCTGAATCGGGCGGATCCGCAGATCCGTCGAGCCAAGAAATTTTGCCCGGCGTCGGCAGCGATGCGATTGTGTTGTCGGTGGACGGCCGGCCGGCGGATGCCAGCACCCTGGCAATGTTGGCCACTGCTTTGGGCCGTTTTTTGTGGTTGCAACGCAATCATCAAAATGACGCTCGCCGGCTGTGGCAAACCTCCAAAATGTTGCAGCACGCGGCTGTGTGGCAGCAGCTGGACAGCGACGAGAAATTGTTGGCTTCCATGGCCGACTGCGCTTGCGAAGTGCTGAACTGCGAACGAGCCACGATCTTTCTGTGGGACAAACGCACCAAGAAGCTGATCGGGCGACCGGCGATTGGAATCGAAGGCGGTGTTTTGGAAGTCGAAGACAACGCGGGGATCGTTGGCGAAGCCTTGCACAGCGGCAGCCCCCGATGGTGGTCCGCCGGTGGGACCGACGAAGGCCGCGTCAACCGACGAATCGATCAGGCCCAGAATTTCACGACACGGTCGTTGCTGGCCGTCCCGATGGTCAACGCGCGCAACCAAGTCATTGGCGTGTTTGAGGGCATCAACGCTCGCCCCGGAGATCACCGCAACGAGAGCTTTGATGCAGCGGACGTTCGGACGTTGACCGAATTGGCGATGCACGCTTCGATTGCGATTGATTCCTATCGAACGCGAACGAATCTGACGGAAACGCGTGACCGGTTGGTCGAGCAAGCTGCCCTGTCCAAGCCGCTGATTGGCAACCACCATTCCATTCAAGAGATCCGCCGGAACGCCACCAAGGTGGCGCCCACCGATCTCAGCGTTCTGGTGCTGGGCAGCAACGGAACGGGCAAAGAAGTGCTGGCCCAAAACATTCACTATCAGAGCGAGCGTCGCAACGGGCCGTTCGTCGCCGTCAACTGCGCGGCTTTGGTCGAAACGTTGCTGGAAAGCGAACTGTTTGGGCACGAGAAAGGGGCGTTCACCGACGCCTCGGACACTCGTGTGGGCAAGTTTGAACTGGCCAACGGAGGCACGTTGTTCCTGGATGAAGTCGGCGACATGAGCGCTGGCGGGCAAGCCAAGTTGCTGCGGGTTCTGGAAGAGAAGGTCGTGGTCCGCGTCGGTGGGTCGCGTCCGATTCCGGTGGATGTTCGCGTGATCGCGGCGACCAACCAACCGCTGCAAGAGCTGATCACCACGAAACGCTTCCGCGAAGATTTGTTCTTCCGGTTGAATGTTGTCTCGCTGACATTGCCGCCGTTGTCGCGGCGGGGCGAAGATGTGATGGAGTTGGCCGAGCATTTCTTGATTGATTTTTGCCGGCAAATTGGCCGAGCGGTGCCGACGTTTGCTCCCTGTGCTCGTGATGCGATGCTGTCGCATGATTGGCCAGGCAATGTGCGGGAACTGCGCAATACGGTCGAGCGAATTTGTTATCTGACCACGACCGATGTGGTTCGAGCGGATGATTTGATGATGTCCCCCTCGGCATCTCGTCCAGCGACGGTCGCACCGATGATGGGTGATGTGGACGGCAATTT